One window of Magallana gigas chromosome 2, xbMagGiga1.1, whole genome shotgun sequence genomic DNA carries:
- the LOC105318544 gene encoding uncharacterized protein: MKVAQLLCLLWILYLNTDVLAQRQRGVRKENTRNDEPGYGRRQASPSIGKPAESRERNRNDGRNRGHRQRGARKGNTRNSDIRYGRRQASPSRGKQAKGRERNRNYGRNGGRRRASPDPVLTERKMMQTLCKHCENRDPNSANCRSVCQESKIPEGSRAFSRQLGDSFCYFCENYRSNSSNYQLCRNRLCAAGK, from the exons atgaaagttGCACAGCTGCTTTGTTTACTTTGGATACTGTATTTAAACACTGATGTTCTAGCTCAGAGGCAAAGAGGTgttagaaaagaaaatacaagGAATGATGAACCAGGTTATGGTCGGAGACAAG CTTCGCCAAGTATAGGAAAACCAGCAGAGAGTAGGGAGAGGAACCGAAATGATGGAAGGAATAGAG GTCACAGGCAAAGGGGTGCTAGAAAAGGAAATACAAGGAATAGTGACATACGTTATGGTCGGAGACAAG CTTCGCCAAGTAGAGGAAAACAAGCAAAAGGAAGGGAGAGGAACCGAAATTATGGAAGGAACGGAG GACGAAGACGAGCATCTCCTGATCCAGTTTTAACAGAGCGGAAAATGATGCAAACTCTTTGTAAACATTGCGAGAATAGAGACCCAAACAGCGCAAACTGTCGATCTGTTTGCCAAG AATCAAAAATCCCCGAAGGTAGCAGAGCTTTCTCTAGACAACTCGGAGATTCGTTTTGCTACTTTTGTGAAAACTACCGAAGCAACTCGAGTAATTACCAATTATGCAGAAATCGGTTATGTGCAGCAGGAAAGTAG